From the genome of Paucidesulfovibrio longus DSM 6739, one region includes:
- the glpX gene encoding class II fructose-bisphosphatase, whose product MEAPSKNLAMDLVRVTEAAALAAGRWLGRGDKNSGDQAAVDAMRLSFNSLDIDGRIVIGEGEKDEAPMLYNGERVGTGDGPAVDVAVDPVEGTNLLATGRPNAIAVVGVAPAGTMLDPGPSFYMQKLVVPAPARAVVDIEAPVGHNLKSIAKALGKDVDDLVVFVLDKPRHKPLIAEIRAAGARIQLHTDGDVNGALMAVNPRGDVDVMIGTGGTPEGVLAACAIRVMGGEMFARFDPQLEDEKKAMAEAGFDLTRVYTAADLVKSDDVFFAATGLSGGSFLKGVRYTGTGALTHSLVMRGHTGTIRYIESEHSWDKLMRFSSVKYD is encoded by the coding sequence ATGGAAGCTCCGTCCAAGAATCTGGCGATGGACCTGGTGCGCGTGACCGAGGCCGCGGCTCTGGCCGCAGGCCGCTGGCTGGGCCGAGGCGACAAGAATTCCGGCGATCAGGCCGCTGTGGACGCCATGCGTCTTTCGTTCAACAGCCTGGACATCGACGGCCGGATCGTCATCGGCGAGGGCGAGAAGGACGAAGCGCCCATGCTCTACAACGGCGAGCGCGTGGGCACGGGCGACGGCCCGGCCGTGGACGTGGCCGTGGACCCCGTGGAGGGCACGAATCTGCTGGCCACGGGCCGTCCCAACGCCATCGCCGTGGTGGGCGTGGCCCCGGCGGGCACCATGCTCGATCCCGGTCCCAGCTTCTACATGCAGAAGCTGGTGGTTCCGGCTCCGGCGCGCGCCGTGGTCGACATCGAGGCCCCGGTGGGCCACAACCTCAAGTCCATTGCCAAGGCGCTCGGCAAGGACGTGGACGACCTCGTGGTCTTCGTGCTGGACAAGCCGCGCCACAAGCCGCTCATCGCCGAGATCCGCGCGGCGGGCGCGCGCATCCAGCTGCATACGGACGGCGACGTGAACGGCGCGCTCATGGCCGTGAACCCGCGCGGCGACGTGGACGTGATGATCGGCACGGGCGGGACTCCCGAAGGCGTGCTGGCGGCCTGCGCCATCCGGGTCATGGGCGGCGAGATGTTCGCCCGTTTCGACCCGCAGCTGGAAGACGAGAAAAAGGCCATGGCCGAGGCCGGGTTCGACCTGACGCGGGTCTACACCGCCGCCGACCTGGTCAAAAGCGACGACGTGTTCTTCGCGGCCACGGGCCTTTCCGGCGGTTCGTTCCTGAAAGGCGTGCGCTACACGGGCACGGGCGCGCTGACCCACTCGCTGGTCATGCGCGGCCACACCGGCACGATCCGCTACATCGAGTCGGAACATTCCTGGGACAAGCTGATGCGCTTTTCCTCGGTGAAGTACGACTAG
- a CDS encoding chemotaxis protein CheW, whose protein sequence is MSEDKLNNVIEDDFMDDEDGDSQKDKYLTFHLGNEDYGLDIRYVIEIVGIQKITEVPDMPGFVKGVINLRGQVIPVMDVRTRFKMEPRDYDDRTCVIVVRINETSIGLVVDTVNEVADIPEKNVSPPPQVSKGSGSRFIKGMGKIGDDVKILLNVDKLLYEEELEKIGSAA, encoded by the coding sequence ATGTCGGAAGATAAGCTCAACAACGTCATCGAAGACGATTTCATGGACGATGAGGACGGCGATTCCCAAAAGGACAAGTACCTCACCTTCCACCTCGGCAACGAGGATTACGGCCTGGATATCCGCTACGTCATCGAGATCGTGGGCATCCAGAAGATCACCGAAGTTCCGGACATGCCCGGCTTCGTCAAGGGCGTCATCAACCTGCGCGGCCAGGTCATCCCGGTCATGGACGTGCGCACGCGCTTCAAGATGGAGCCGCGCGACTACGATGACCGCACCTGCGTCATCGTGGTGCGCATCAATGAAACGTCCATCGGCCTCGTGGTCGACACCGTGAACGAAGTGGCGGACATTCCCGAAAAGAACGTCTCCCCGCCGCCCCAGGTTTCCAAGGGCTCGGGCAGCCGCTTCATCAAGGGCATGGGCAAGATCGGCGACGACGTGAAGATCCTGCTCAACGTGGACAAGCTGCTCTACGAAGAGGAGCTGGAAAAGATCGGTTCCGCCGCCTAG
- a CDS encoding TIGR01777 family oxidoreductase — translation MLVIILGGTGFIGRALCAELLGAGHEVAVVSRSPAKVRSVLGEGVRALEGGGPGSWAGLLGPETAVVNLAGENIAARWTPERMRRILESRVRSGEAVAAAVAEAKERRATAPALVVQGSAVGFYGPQPGDLVLDEESPSGGGFLAEVCRKWEAASRPVEELGVPRAVVRTGVVLGPGGALAKMVPPFRFFLGGPVGSGRQVLSWIHLADEVGAIRYLIENRLGGVFNLTSPQPATSREFARALGRALRRPALLPVPGFALRLLYGRMADEALLSGQRALPSALLRAGYEFRRPQLDAALADAVQGL, via the coding sequence ATGCTGGTCATCATACTTGGCGGAACCGGGTTCATCGGCAGGGCGCTTTGCGCGGAGCTGCTCGGTGCGGGTCACGAGGTGGCAGTTGTCTCGCGCTCCCCGGCCAAGGTCCGGAGCGTGCTCGGCGAGGGCGTCCGCGCGCTGGAAGGCGGCGGCCCCGGCTCCTGGGCCGGGCTGCTCGGCCCGGAGACCGCCGTGGTCAACCTGGCCGGGGAGAACATCGCGGCGCGCTGGACCCCGGAACGCATGCGCCGGATCCTGGAGAGCCGGGTGCGCTCCGGAGAGGCCGTGGCCGCCGCCGTGGCCGAGGCCAAAGAGCGCCGCGCGACAGCGCCCGCCCTGGTGGTCCAGGGCTCGGCAGTGGGCTTTTACGGCCCGCAGCCCGGCGATCTCGTCCTGGACGAAGAGTCGCCTTCCGGAGGCGGCTTCCTGGCCGAGGTCTGCCGCAAGTGGGAGGCGGCCAGCCGACCCGTCGAGGAACTGGGCGTGCCGAGGGCCGTGGTGCGCACGGGCGTGGTGCTCGGTCCGGGCGGCGCCCTGGCCAAGATGGTTCCTCCGTTCCGGTTCTTCCTCGGCGGTCCCGTGGGCAGCGGGCGGCAGGTGCTTTCGTGGATTCACCTTGCGGACGAGGTGGGGGCCATCCGATACCTTATCGAAAACCGTCTCGGCGGCGTGTTCAATCTCACCTCGCCGCAGCCGGCCACATCCCGGGAGTTCGCCCGCGCCCTGGGCAGGGCTTTGCGCAGGCCCGCGCTGCTCCCTGTTCCGGGCTTCGCCCTGCGGCTGCTCTATGGGCGCATGGCCGACGAGGCGCTGCTCTCGGGCCAGCGCGCGCTGCCGAGCGCCCTGCTCCGGGCGGGGTACGAATTCCGCCGCCCGCAGCTGGACGCGGCCCTCGCGGACGCGGTGCAGGGCCTCTAG